A window of uncultured Methanobrevibacter sp. contains these coding sequences:
- a CDS encoding glycosyl transferase — MSKQSFRDLKNEIELKNAEIDELSMELDAKNEEINKLKLYSTRLKYEKKNLEDKLDTKIDYDKARIKELDDLSEKLVEKDKIIEDKQDQVRYLRSLIDDYKTQIKSNSEELEIQLRKISKTYEELLAQKDLIIEKQDQIIDDLSKANEEIVKSNKTNVISLKLQNEKYQEIIDKFTKTNK; from the coding sequence ATGTCAAAACAGAGTTTTAGAGATTTGAAAAACGAAATTGAACTTAAAAATGCCGAAATTGATGAGCTGTCGATGGAACTCGATGCAAAAAATGAGGAGATTAACAAGTTAAAGTTATATTCCACCAGATTAAAGTATGAAAAGAAGAATCTGGAGGATAAGCTCGATACAAAAATCGACTATGACAAGGCAAGAATCAAGGAACTGGATGATTTGTCCGAAAAACTTGTGGAAAAGGATAAAATCATAGAGGACAAGCAGGACCAGGTCCGCTATCTCAGGTCATTGATTGACGATTATAAAACTCAAATCAAATCAAACTCAGAGGAGCTTGAAATTCAGCTTCGAAAAATCTCTAAAACATATGAGGAGCTATTGGCACAAAAGGATTTGATCATTGAAAAACAGGACCAGATAATAGATGACTTGTCAAAGGCCAATGAGGAAATTGTCAAATCAAACAAGACCAATGTTATAAGTTTAAAATTGCAGAATGAAAAATATCAAGAAATAATTGATAAATTTACAAAGACTAATAAATAA
- the purM gene encoding phosphoribosylformylglycinamidine cyclo-ligase: protein MATYSESGVDIDLEAVTVSALADKLKSTLECRDIITDSGHYAALVRLGDKAIAMSTDGVGSKILIAEMMNKYDTVGIDCIAMVVNDILCVGAEPIALVDYLAVEKPDPERAAEIAEGLVKGANESKIAIIGGETASLPGIIKDFDLAGTGIGFVDVDKIITGENIEPGNVLIGINSNGIHSNGYSLARKAIFEDAGLTVDDKMPNGETTIGEELIRPTELYVKPIVALFEKEYNINGLAHITGGGFTNLRRLKKGVGYEINNLPEVPEIFKLIYEQNVDIKEMYKVFNMGVGFVVICEESEADKIMSTLKDYCECQIIGKVTDDEKITVTAFEGSQIEY from the coding sequence ATGGCAACTTATTCAGAATCCGGTGTTGACATTGATTTAGAAGCAGTCACTGTTTCTGCACTAGCTGATAAACTCAAATCAACATTAGAATGTAGAGATATTATTACCGACAGTGGTCACTATGCAGCTTTAGTGCGTTTAGGCGACAAAGCCATTGCAATGAGTACTGATGGTGTTGGAAGTAAGATTTTAATTGCTGAAATGATGAACAAATACGATACTGTAGGTATTGACTGTATTGCAATGGTTGTAAACGACATATTATGTGTCGGAGCCGAACCTATAGCACTGGTTGATTACCTTGCTGTTGAAAAACCAGACCCTGAAAGAGCAGCTGAAATAGCTGAAGGATTGGTTAAAGGAGCAAACGAATCAAAAATTGCAATCATCGGTGGAGAAACCGCATCATTACCTGGAATTATCAAGGACTTTGACCTTGCAGGAACAGGTATCGGATTTGTAGATGTTGATAAAATCATTACCGGCGAAAATATCGAACCTGGAAATGTTTTAATAGGTATCAACAGTAACGGAATTCATTCCAACGGATACAGTCTGGCCAGAAAGGCAATATTTGAAGATGCAGGACTTACTGTTGACGATAAGATGCCAAACGGTGAAACCACAATCGGTGAGGAGTTAATTCGTCCTACCGAATTATACGTTAAACCTATAGTTGCACTATTTGAAAAAGAATATAATATCAATGGACTTGCCCACATTACAGGAGGAGGTTTCACAAACCTCAGACGTCTTAAAAAAGGCGTAGGGTACGAAATCAATAACCTTCCGGAAGTCCCTGAAATTTTCAAACTTATTTATGAACAAAATGTTGACATCAAGGAAATGTATAAGGTTTTCAATATGGGTGTCGGTTTTGTTGTTATCTGTGAGGAATCAGAAGCAGATAAAATCATGAGCACTTTAAAAGATTATTGTGAATGTCAAATCATTGGTAAAGTAACAGATGATGAAAAAATCACCGTTACCGCTTTTGAAGGATCTCAAATTGAATACTAA
- a CDS encoding flavoprotein: protein MIILCVTGSIAATESIKLARELRRNGAEVKCFMSESACEIIHPNAMEFATGNEVVTRLTGKIEHVKYSQEDLILVAPATANTISKFAHKIADNPISTLLITAQGHDTPIIFVPSMHDSMYRAVKENIDKIKQEGSATFIKPRMDEGKAKFPSKDDIVLESLRTINLHKKD from the coding sequence ATGATTATATTGTGTGTTACAGGTAGTATTGCGGCTACCGAATCAATTAAATTGGCTCGTGAACTTAGGAGAAATGGTGCTGAAGTCAAATGCTTCATGAGTGAGTCAGCATGTGAAATCATTCATCCGAATGCTATGGAATTTGCAACAGGTAATGAAGTTGTAACCAGGCTCACCGGTAAAATTGAACATGTGAAATATTCTCAGGAAGATTTGATACTGGTTGCGCCGGCTACTGCAAATACGATTTCCAAATTTGCACATAAGATAGCCGACAATCCCATCTCAACTCTTTTAATTACTGCTCAAGGTCACGACACCCCTATTATTTTTGTTCCTTCAATGCATGATTCAATGTATCGTGCGGTCAAGGAAAATATTGATAAGATAAAGCAGGAAGGATCAGCAACCTTTATAAAACCTAGAATGGATGAAGGCAAAGCCAAATTCCCTTCTAAAGATGATATTGTTCTCGAATCTTTAAGAACTATTAATTTACATAAAAAGGACTGA
- a CDS encoding dihydroorotate dehydrogenase, producing the protein MLKTNICGVEFRNPLMLAAGIMGSNASSMNWILKSGAGGVVSKSFSLNPHPGYVNPTTVAVDGGIINAIGLSNPGVKNFKEELAKIERDNNVVIASIYGATPDEFSELVSEVQGLVDMIELNISCPHAMDGYGASIGQSCDLSHTIVSASKDASDVPIIAKLTPNVTDITEIAKTCEDAGADCLSLINTLGPGMKINIDVAKPVLSNKFGGMSGKAIKPIAIRNVYSVYEAVDIPLIGVGGVYTFADVVEFIFAGARAVQIGTAIMDEGVEVFAKINQDLEKFMAEKGYSSIDEMVGIAHD; encoded by the coding sequence ATGTTAAAAACAAATATTTGCGGTGTGGAATTTCGAAATCCTTTGATGTTGGCTGCAGGGATTATGGGCAGCAATGCATCATCAATGAATTGGATTTTAAAATCCGGTGCCGGAGGAGTTGTATCTAAATCATTTTCACTGAATCCTCATCCAGGTTATGTAAACCCTACAACAGTTGCGGTTGATGGAGGAATTATAAATGCAATCGGTTTGTCAAATCCTGGTGTTAAAAACTTCAAAGAGGAATTGGCTAAAATCGAAAGGGACAACAATGTCGTAATAGCATCAATTTACGGTGCAACACCTGATGAGTTTTCAGAACTTGTCAGTGAGGTTCAGGGCCTTGTTGACATGATTGAGCTGAACATTTCATGTCCTCACGCAATGGACGGTTACGGCGCATCAATCGGTCAGAGCTGTGATTTGTCACATACAATCGTTTCAGCATCAAAGGATGCAAGCGACGTTCCGATCATAGCAAAGCTTACACCTAATGTCACAGACATTACAGAAATTGCAAAAACCTGCGAGGATGCGGGAGCGGACTGTCTGTCCTTGATCAATACATTGGGTCCGGGCATGAAAATCAATATAGATGTTGCAAAGCCGGTTCTCTCAAACAAGTTTGGCGGAATGAGCGGTAAGGCAATAAAGCCTATTGCAATACGTAATGTATATTCAGTTTATGAGGCGGTTGACATTCCGTTGATTGGTGTTGGAGGCGTTTACACATTTGCCGATGTTGTGGAGTTCATATTTGCCGGAGCACGTGCAGTGCAGATAGGTACCGCAATCATGGATGAAGGTGTAGAGGTATTCGCCAAGATCAATCAGGATTTGGAAAAGTTCATGGCCGAAAAAGGTTATTCTTCAATTGATGAAATGGTGGGGATTGCGCATGATTAA
- a CDS encoding fibrillarin-like rRNA/tRNA 2'-O-methyltransferase — protein sequence MKVYFKDGNVATRNLCPGTSVYGEELISEGEEYRIWNPRRSKLAAALLNGLENLELDEASKVLYLGASTGTTVSHISDIVIDGKIYAVEFSPTTAKKLVQLSRQRLNIAPILGDATKPKGYLNLVEKTDLVYCDVAQPTQTELFMRNMNLFAKDDGVGLLMIKARSIDVVQKPKKIFKLQEQKLKEKGFKIIEKVKLEPYEKDHIAFLVEKNF from the coding sequence ATGAAAGTTTATTTTAAGGATGGAAACGTTGCAACCCGCAATCTATGTCCAGGAACATCTGTTTATGGAGAGGAACTGATAAGTGAAGGTGAGGAATATAGAATATGGAATCCTAGACGTTCAAAATTGGCTGCAGCCCTCCTGAACGGACTGGAAAATCTGGAGCTTGATGAGGCTTCAAAAGTGCTGTACCTAGGTGCCTCAACCGGAACAACAGTTTCACACATTTCAGACATTGTAATTGACGGGAAAATTTATGCTGTTGAATTTTCACCGACAACAGCCAAAAAATTGGTTCAGCTTTCACGTCAAAGACTTAATATCGCTCCAATCCTAGGTGACGCCACCAAACCCAAAGGATATTTGAACCTTGTTGAAAAGACTGACTTAGTATATTGTGATGTTGCCCAGCCAACACAGACCGAACTGTTTATGAGAAATATGAACCTGTTTGCAAAGGATGATGGTGTCGGTCTTTTAATGATTAAAGCTAGAAGTATTGATGTAGTACAAAAGCCCAAAAAGATTTTCAAACTACAAGAGCAAAAATTGAAAGAAAAAGGTTTTAAGATTATTGAAAAAGTCAAACTGGAACCTTACGAAAAAGACCATATTGCATTTCTTGTAGAAAAAAATTTTTAA
- a CDS encoding DNA-directed DNA polymerase — protein MQRNVVILDIDYVTYDGKPVIRLFSKDGDKNVILIDDTFQPYLYVVSDDIEDCISEIKENIDVVNVEKVVKKDFQIESEFIKVTFNHPQELAKSRDALRDLETVIQIREFDIPFYRRYLMDRDIIPMTEVVAKGDSLKKFLDLDCETQDIEIIKLTEPPTRLEEYPQDFRILSFDLEVRNPRGMPDSSVDEIIMIGVASNFGVNQVISTKTNSEDRDDFVNQVGSEKEMIEEFVKIIKENNVDIIVGYNSDNFDFPYLKERAKILEVDLDIGMDETDVKFIRRGYANAASFKGLIHVDIYLVMRRYMTLDRYTLERVYYELFGEEKIDVPGERIWEFWDNGGEELDNLFDYSLDDVISTLKIAEQTLPLNLELTRIIGQPLFDVSRMATGQQAEWFLVKQAYFDEEVVPNKQGSNFADRASAEDNEGGYVREPEKGLHENLVQFDFRSLYPSIIISKNISPDVMTLGEIDNEDEYNISPEHGIKFKKSPQGFIPSVIDKILQERFRIKREMKASTDPQQRIALDVQQQAIKRLANTMYGIYGFPRFRWYSFECAKAITSWGRQYIKSSIKKAEEYGFYTIYADTDGFYAKYKKNDGK, from the coding sequence ATGCAGAGAAATGTGGTAATTTTGGACATTGATTATGTTACTTATGACGGAAAGCCTGTAATAAGACTGTTTTCTAAGGATGGGGACAAAAACGTTATTCTAATTGACGATACATTCCAGCCTTATTTGTACGTGGTGTCTGATGATATTGAAGACTGCATTTCAGAAATCAAAGAAAATATTGATGTCGTGAATGTTGAAAAGGTTGTCAAAAAGGATTTCCAGATTGAATCCGAGTTCATCAAAGTGACATTCAATCATCCTCAGGAGCTTGCAAAAAGCAGGGATGCATTAAGGGATTTGGAAACCGTAATCCAAATCAGGGAATTTGACATACCGTTTTACAGAAGATACCTGATGGACAGGGACATCATCCCAATGACTGAAGTTGTGGCCAAAGGGGACAGCCTGAAGAAATTCCTAGACCTTGACTGTGAAACCCAGGACATTGAAATCATCAAGTTGACCGAACCTCCGACACGTTTGGAAGAGTATCCTCAGGACTTCAGAATTTTAAGTTTCGATTTGGAGGTCAGAAATCCCCGTGGGATGCCGGACTCATCAGTCGATGAGATAATCATGATAGGCGTTGCAAGCAATTTCGGTGTTAATCAGGTCATATCTACAAAGACAAACTCTGAGGACCGTGATGACTTTGTAAATCAGGTGGGCTCAGAAAAGGAAATGATTGAAGAGTTTGTAAAAATCATCAAGGAGAACAATGTTGACATTATAGTGGGATACAACTCCGATAATTTTGATTTCCCATATCTCAAGGAAAGGGCAAAGATTCTTGAAGTGGACCTTGACATTGGAATGGATGAGACAGATGTCAAATTCATCCGTAGAGGCTATGCCAATGCCGCATCATTCAAGGGCCTGATTCATGTTGACATATATCTTGTAATGAGAAGATACATGACACTGGACAGGTATACATTGGAAAGGGTATATTATGAGCTCTTTGGTGAGGAAAAAATAGATGTTCCGGGAGAGAGAATCTGGGAGTTCTGGGACAATGGCGGTGAGGAACTGGACAACCTGTTTGATTACTCTCTGGATGATGTAATATCAACTTTAAAGATTGCAGAACAGACATTGCCACTTAATCTGGAACTTACTCGTATAATCGGTCAGCCTTTGTTTGACGTCTCCCGTATGGCAACAGGTCAGCAGGCAGAATGGTTTTTAGTAAAGCAGGCTTATTTTGACGAGGAGGTTGTTCCCAACAAGCAGGGATCAAACTTTGCGGACCGTGCATCAGCCGAAGACAATGAGGGTGGATATGTGCGTGAACCCGAAAAGGGTCTGCATGAAAATCTGGTTCAGTTCGATTTCAGAAGTCTGTATCCGAGTATTATCATTTCAAAAAACATTTCTCCGGATGTAATGACACTGGGTGAAATTGACAATGAAGATGAATATAACATATCTCCCGAACATGGCATTAAATTTAAAAAATCACCTCAAGGCTTTATTCCATCAGTTATTGATAAGATCCTTCAGGAAAGGTTCAGGATTAAACGTGAAATGAAGGCATCAACCGATCCTCAGCAGAGAATTGCCTTGGATGTACAGCAGCAGGCCATTAAAAGACTTGCAAATACTATGTATGGTATCTATGGATTTCCGCGTTTCAGATGGTATTCATTTGAATGTGCAAAGGCCATTACATCATGGGGAAGACAGTACATTAAATCATCAATAAAAAAAGCTGAAGAATATGGGTTTTATACTATATATGCGGATACCGATGGTTTTTATGCGAAATACAAAAAGAATGATGGAAAATAA
- a CDS encoding NOP5/NOP56 family protein, which yields MECYITYCVKGFYAFDNENELICTKLFPEDEIINRLSEIDSKQIVTEELDIINEVSADYDEIIIESNKRLSDYDNDKITIKTPNRGGEYLRANFEKFDLDNDELSRIYQNFAIYKIKKESASEDKHLIQAINSIDEIDESISKLIERIREWYALYFPEMDTIKNNETYIRLISQNKSKEEIIKAKPDAFPGDIIDLDEDINPIDLEIMNNYAKSIHEMQKTRRDIEDYIDAKMESLAPNLRLLVGSSLGAKLISHAGGIKRLAMYPSSTIQIMGAEKALFRHLKSGDRPPKYGLIYQHPQVRGAKWWNRGKIARMLAGKISLAVRRDVFTKTFDENVSNEFIEKVEEIEKNNPFPTKTSKKRKEEKSKSKSRKRKGKKKRKRR from the coding sequence ATGGAATGCTATATAACTTATTGCGTTAAAGGTTTTTATGCTTTTGATAATGAAAATGAATTAATCTGTACGAAATTATTCCCAGAAGACGAAATAATCAATAGATTATCCGAAATTGACTCAAAACAAATTGTCACAGAGGAACTTGATATCATCAATGAAGTTTCTGCTGACTATGATGAGATTATCATCGAATCAAACAAAAGGCTGTCAGATTATGACAATGACAAAATCACAATCAAAACTCCAAATCGTGGCGGAGAATATTTGAGAGCCAACTTTGAAAAGTTTGATTTGGACAATGATGAATTAAGCAGAATTTATCAGAATTTTGCAATATATAAAATCAAAAAGGAATCTGCAAGCGAGGACAAACACCTGATTCAGGCCATCAATTCCATAGATGAGATTGATGAAAGCATTTCAAAATTGATTGAAAGAATACGGGAATGGTATGCACTGTACTTTCCGGAAATGGACACAATCAAAAACAACGAAACCTACATCAGGCTAATCTCACAAAACAAAAGCAAAGAGGAAATCATAAAGGCAAAACCGGACGCATTCCCCGGTGACATCATAGATTTAGATGAGGACATAAATCCAATAGATTTGGAGATAATGAACAATTATGCCAAATCCATCCATGAAATGCAAAAGACAAGAAGGGATATCGAAGATTACATCGATGCAAAAATGGAATCACTTGCCCCCAACTTAAGGCTGTTGGTCGGATCCAGTTTGGGCGCAAAACTGATATCACATGCAGGAGGAATAAAAAGACTAGCAATGTATCCTTCAAGCACAATTCAGATTATGGGCGCTGAAAAGGCATTGTTCAGACATTTGAAAAGTGGAGACCGTCCTCCAAAATACGGTTTAATCTACCAGCACCCACAGGTTAGAGGTGCAAAATGGTGGAACAGAGGTAAAATCGCAAGAATGCTTGCCGGAAAAATATCCCTGGCGGTTAGACGTGACGTGTTTACAAAGACATTTGATGAAAATGTATCCAATGAATTTATCGAAAAAGTTGAAGAGATAGAAAAAAACAATCCTTTTCCAACAAAAACAAGCAAAAAAAGAAAAGAAGAAAAGTCAAAATCCAAATCAAGGAAGAGAAAAGGTAAAAAGAAAAGGAAAAGGAGGTAG
- a CDS encoding phosphopantothenoylcysteine decarboxylase, with protein sequence MISLGGTYEPIDSVRGITNKSSGKMGLALAREAYIRGADLKLVVANVSVEIPSVFDVVRVETSAEMNDAILKLIPSCDIFISAAAVSDFEFRQKSDKKIDSSSSLNLNLKPTTKIIRQIKKINPDIFLVGFKAEFNISKDEIIECARRQIENAGTDLVIANDISRNDCHFGSDNNEVLIVDDEVLTVPLASKREISKSIFDVIYKKL encoded by the coding sequence TTGATAAGTCTTGGGGGTACTTATGAACCCATCGATTCCGTCAGGGGAATCACCAACAAATCCTCCGGTAAAATGGGTTTGGCACTTGCCCGTGAAGCATACATTCGAGGGGCCGATTTAAAACTGGTTGTCGCTAACGTCAGTGTTGAAATTCCATCTGTTTTTGATGTTGTTCGTGTTGAAACCAGTGCCGAGATGAATGATGCGATCTTAAAATTGATTCCATCTTGTGATATTTTCATATCTGCAGCTGCAGTTTCTGATTTTGAATTCAGACAAAAATCTGATAAGAAAATTGATTCTTCAAGTTCTCTGAACTTAAACCTGAAACCTACAACCAAAATTATCCGTCAGATTAAAAAAATCAACCCGGACATATTTCTGGTAGGATTTAAGGCCGAATTCAATATTTCAAAGGATGAAATCATTGAGTGTGCAAGGCGACAGATTGAAAATGCGGGCACCGATTTGGTCATTGCCAATGACATATCCAGAAATGATTGTCATTTCGGATCTGACAACAACGAGGTCCTGATTGTTGATGATGAGGTTTTAACTGTGCCTTTGGCTTCAAAAAGAGAGATTTCCAAAAGCATTTTTGATGTAATTTATAAAAAGTTATAA
- a CDS encoding AI-2E family transporter — translation MGIEIRQHLTPPILLVLFLLIVSLMFVFPVLNMIILGAILAYGVRPVARKIQSKLKFESVSILLAMVVILVPLILLVIYIVVELSGMISGFLASNSYRDINNSLTMVSTYLPWKFDINSISASMNSSLQQVGSYVLNYLVKFLSSLMNVTLDLFILVCSVFYFTRDGDNCLEFIKSFVPEDSMGFFNQTVESVKNVLRSIFYGHFLTSVIIGIFAAIGYSLLGYPYGIFLGVITGILQLIPVFGPWPIYWALFFIDVISGNYPRAVVVLLFGFFLSTVDMYIRPALSSHYADIHPLILLVGFLSGPLVYGIVGFIVGPLILGITYAVLDNFRKEYLMEDS, via the coding sequence ATGGGAATTGAGATTAGGCAACACTTGACTCCTCCGATACTGTTGGTATTGTTTTTATTAATCGTTTCTTTAATGTTTGTGTTTCCGGTTTTGAACATGATCATTTTAGGTGCGATACTGGCTTATGGAGTTCGTCCGGTTGCCCGTAAAATCCAGTCCAAATTAAAGTTCGAGTCCGTTTCCATTCTTTTGGCAATGGTGGTAATATTGGTGCCCCTCATACTGCTGGTCATCTATATTGTAGTTGAGCTTTCAGGTATGATTTCAGGATTTTTAGCTTCAAATTCATATAGGGACATCAACAATTCCCTGACAATGGTTTCAACATATCTTCCATGGAAATTTGATATAAATTCCATTTCAGCATCCATGAATTCATCCCTTCAGCAGGTTGGAAGTTATGTTTTAAATTATCTGGTCAAGTTTTTAAGCAGTCTGATGAACGTTACTCTTGACTTGTTCATTCTGGTCTGTTCAGTATTCTATTTCACCCGTGACGGTGACAACTGTCTTGAATTCATCAAGTCATTCGTGCCTGAGGATTCCATGGGCTTTTTTAACCAGACCGTTGAGTCAGTTAAAAATGTCTTGAGAAGCATATTCTATGGACACTTCCTGACTTCAGTAATCATCGGAATATTCGCTGCAATCGGCTATTCCCTTTTGGGATATCCATATGGAATATTTTTGGGCGTGATTACAGGAATTCTGCAGTTGATTCCGGTATTTGGCCCATGGCCGATATATTGGGCACTGTTTTTCATTGATGTCATTTCCGGAAACTATCCGAGGGCTGTAGTTGTGTTGCTGTTTGGATTTTTCCTAAGTACCGTGGATATGTATATTCGTCCTGCACTGTCAAGTCACTATGCCGACATACACCCTCTTATATTGCTGGTGGGATTCTTATCCGGGCCGCTGGTTTATGGAATCGTCGGATTCATTGTAGGGCCGTTGATTTTGGGAATCACCTATGCCGTTTTGGATAATTTCAGAAAGGAATATCTTATGGAGGATTCATGA
- a CDS encoding dihydroorotate dehydrogenase electron transfer subunit codes for MINEPKIVEIKEIIDETPTIKTFKFDWDFETLGKPNPGEFLMIWNFNNEKPMSISQINDDELTITVKNIGEFTSQLHELEVGDVIGVRGSYGNGFDNSFEGKKVIAIGGGVGMAPMNSIANDLAKNNDVSVISAAQTKEEVLFIDSLEDKGVKVYPCTDDGSFGFKGFATNCLEDLLKDNSYDYGFVCGPEIMMKGIFEILEASDIPAQYSLERYMKCALGVCGQCCVDSEGWRICVEGPVFENDKISQITEFAKYRRDASGVKY; via the coding sequence ATGATTAACGAACCAAAAATCGTAGAGATTAAAGAGATTATCGATGAGACTCCTACAATCAAGACATTCAAGTTCGATTGGGATTTTGAAACACTTGGAAAGCCTAATCCCGGTGAGTTTCTGATGATTTGGAACTTCAACAATGAAAAACCAATGTCCATATCACAAATCAATGATGATGAACTTACAATTACCGTTAAAAACATTGGAGAGTTCACCTCCCAGTTGCATGAGCTTGAAGTTGGCGATGTGATTGGTGTCAGAGGAAGCTACGGTAACGGATTTGACAATTCCTTTGAGGGCAAAAAAGTCATTGCAATCGGTGGCGGAGTTGGTATGGCACCAATGAATTCAATTGCAAATGATTTGGCAAAAAACAATGACGTAAGTGTTATCAGTGCAGCTCAAACCAAAGAGGAAGTTTTGTTTATTGATTCACTAGAAGATAAGGGCGTTAAGGTTTATCCGTGTACTGATGATGGAAGCTTTGGATTTAAGGGTTTTGCAACAAATTGTCTGGAGGATTTGCTTAAAGACAACTCCTATGATTATGGGTTTGTATGCGGACCTGAAATAATGATGAAGGGAATATTTGAAATCCTTGAGGCATCCGACATCCCTGCACAGTATTCACTTGAAAGATACATGAAATGTGCACTTGGTGTATGCGGTCAGTGCTGCGTTGACAGCGAGGGATGGAGAATCTGTGTAGAGGGACCTGTTTTTGAAAACGACAAGATATCACAGATAACAGAATTTGCAAAATACAGAAGGGACGCTTCCGGTGTAAAGTATTAA
- the comC gene encoding L-sulfolactate dehydrogenase: MKIMKDKELALVKEILAKLGASEEDQELVAEATLDADLKGFTSHGLGRFPQYLISIKAGTINLEDNITIEKETPAIALINGNSGFGQAVSYKAMQIAIKKAKEVGIACVGVHNTNHFGVTGFYSDLALRENCIGLVLANTDPAIAPLGGKEALIGTNPVALGIPSDTYITVDMATSVTARGKIIESKRKGLDLPDGWALDKDGKPTNDPEAALEGSILPFGGFKGYALSLLIEILTGPLVQAGYGHGVTGTASPTKDCTKGDLYVVIDPSKFGDFEDFKAHTEDFVSQVRATGETVAIPGDLEVKRIAEAEENGVAIDEKLYEQLKGICDDLDIDIDSYVEN; the protein is encoded by the coding sequence ATGAAGATAATGAAAGATAAAGAGTTAGCTCTTGTAAAGGAAATTTTAGCAAAGTTAGGAGCTAGTGAAGAGGACCAAGAATTAGTTGCAGAAGCAACATTAGATGCAGATTTAAAAGGATTTACATCACATGGACTTGGAAGATTCCCACAATACCTAATTAGTATCAAAGCAGGAACCATCAACTTGGAAGATAACATAACTATCGAAAAGGAAACCCCTGCAATCGCATTGATTAACGGTAACAGTGGATTCGGCCAGGCAGTATCCTATAAGGCAATGCAAATAGCAATCAAAAAAGCTAAAGAAGTAGGTATTGCATGTGTAGGAGTTCACAATACCAATCACTTTGGAGTAACCGGATTTTATTCCGATTTAGCATTAAGGGAAAATTGTATCGGACTTGTTCTGGCAAATACCGACCCTGCAATTGCACCATTAGGAGGTAAAGAAGCATTAATTGGAACAAACCCTGTTGCATTAGGAATTCCATCCGACACATACATTACTGTCGACATGGCAACATCCGTAACCGCACGTGGTAAAATCATCGAATCAAAAAGAAAAGGACTTGATTTACCAGACGGATGGGCATTAGATAAAGATGGAAAACCAACAAACGACCCTGAAGCAGCACTTGAAGGATCCATCTTACCATTTGGTGGATTTAAAGGATATGCATTATCCCTACTTATTGAAATCCTAACCGGACCGCTAGTACAGGCAGGCTACGGTCATGGAGTAACCGGAACCGCTTCACCTACCAAAGACTGTACCAAAGGAGATTTGTATGTTGTAATCGACCCATCCAAATTCGGAGACTTTGAAGATTTCAAGGCACATACCGAAGACTTTGTATCACAGGTAAGGGCTACCGGTGAAACCGTTGCTATTCCAGGAGACCTTGAGGTTAAAAGGATTGCTGAAGCTGAAGAAAACGGTGTTGCAATCGATGAAAAATTATATGAACAATTAAAAGGAATCTGTGACGATTTGGATATTGACATAGATTCATATGTTGAAAACTAG